A window of Candidatus Hydrogenedens sp. genomic DNA:
TACATATTCCTCTTCTAATTCACAGCCGACAAAAAAGCGATTTAATTTAATTGCGGATATACCTGTAGTGGAACTTCCTGCAAATGGGTCAAAAACAAGGTCACCTTCTAATGTACTGGCTAATATAATTCTTTCCAGGAGCTGTAGGGGTTTCTGTGTAGGATGTTTGCCATATTCCTTTTCATTCCCGTTCGGTGCGGGAATGGTCCATACTGTTTTCATCTGTTTTCCTTCGTTTAATTCTCTTACTTTTTTATAATTAAAACAGTGTTTCGTCTTTTGATTTTTTCCCGCCCAGATAATTGTTTCGGTAGAATGGGTAAAATACCTACACGAAAGGTTTGGTGGTGGATTGGGTTTTTCCCATGTAATATCATTCAGTATTTTCATTCCTAATTGTTGCATAGCAAAACCTACTGAATATATTACATGGTTTGTTCCTGATACCCATATTGTTCCATTCGGTTTCAACAACCGCTGGCATAAAGAAAGCCATGTAAGATTAAACTCATGAACTTTATTTATATCTATTGACTTATCCCACTTTCCTTTATCTACTGTTACCATCTTCCCTGCATGACAGGTAATACCTCCATCAGAAAGGAAATAAGGTGGGTCTGCAAAAATCATATCAAAAATACCTTGAGGATAGTTATCTAACAGCGATTTCATAAAATCAATACAATCTGTCTGATACAATAAAACGCCCATTTCATTGTTGTAATATACACACTTATTTTTTGGAAAGATGTATTTTTTGAGTTCCATTTTATTCGCTCGATAAATTGATGCTCTGACTAAACAATCTTTAGGTGTAATCCTATACATTTTATCACGGGCAAGACACTAAAATATAGTTTTCAAATACGTAAGTTAATAATACTGTCGATTGGAATAATGCAAATATGACTATTGTTTGAGGGTAATTATTTCATGGAGTTCGGTTATAAACGCTTTGATTTTAGTGTTGGATATTTTTTCGATTTGTGTGGTTTTGTTATTTGCGGTGGCGGATTGAATAGGATTTAGGGTTGTGATTGTTAAATAGAAGCATGGTGTATCTTCTATCAATGATGGGAGAACATAAGGCCGATTTCTCATAGGAATGGTCTGTGGTGGAGATGGATAAGCAATACAATGAACGTAATAACCATTATTCTCTGGTTTGTGAAGAACAATTGTTTCTACACAGGTTGGAGCAGATATTTGTATATCAGGATTGGGATTCAGGTAACGAACAGTATTTACCAGTAGTTTTCTGCATTCGGGTAGGGCATATTCAGAGCCTAATGCATAGTCTGGTGAACATGTCCATGTCAATACCATACCTTTTCCAACCTGATTTATAAATATTGCGGGACCTACTACTGTTTCAGGGCTCATTGGTAGGTCTGTTCCTTCTTTCCCTTCTATCTGGCGTTGTGTTCGGTAAGGCTTCCACAATTTGCCAACTGCTTTTGCGGAGGTAGGTTCGAATATTCCAGCAGGTCCTCTTACCAAAACAGGCATGGTATCTGAATTTTTATAGTCCTTCTCGTTTATATGAGCATGTTCAATTTCTTTTGCCAATTGTTCCTCTTCTTTTGATTGTGTCGGTTCCAATGAAATCCAGTTATCCTCACTATCCAATTTTGACACAAATTTACACCCTGTTAACTGTTCCAGATTATATATCCCGATATTCCCTAAATCATCATAGCAACCTGTAAGTCCTGTAATAAGTAGATTTCCTCCGTGATGAACATATTGGGTAAATATGGTTATCTCTTCTGATGATAGGATGCCAACATTGGGCAGAATAACCAGTGGGAACTGTGCTAATTTTTCATAGGTACAATTCTCATCTAACAGGATACCCCAAGGGATGTGTTCATATACCATTGCTTTATGCGTTCCTTGAAACGAGGCAAAATAGGTTGAAGGGATTTCCCTTGCCACCCAATCTCGTGTTTTACTGCTGAAATATATTCCCACTTCATA
This region includes:
- a CDS encoding site-specific DNA-methyltransferase, encoding MELKKYIFPKNKCVYYNNEMGVLLYQTDCIDFMKSLLDNYPQGIFDMIFADPPYFLSDGGITCHAGKMVTVDKGKWDKSIDINKVHEFNLTWLSLCQRLLKPNGTIWVSGTNHVIYSVGFAMQQLGMKILNDITWEKPNPPPNLSCRYFTHSTETIIWAGKNQKTKHCFNYKKVRELNEGKQMKTVWTIPAPNGNEKEYGKHPTQKPLQLLERIILASTLEGDLVFDPFAGSSTTGISAIKLNRFFVGCELEEEYVNLSIKRLDAFIKYKKSNPDLFEVFT